The Streptomyces sp. NBC_00224 genome has a window encoding:
- a CDS encoding MFS transporter yields MAVPPYPDEPAVPGRGPAWPRRVLAPLALAQFVCSFAGSNMSVMIQDISEDLDTSAQGVQIAITVFLLVMAALMIPGGILTDRYGRKRCLVVGLAVYGTGALLSAAAPGLGVLILGNSILEGIGTALLIPPVYILTTLLFTEASDRARAFGAIMAMGGIGAAAGPLLGGLITSAISWRAAFVFQAGVVAAIILLSRRLHDPLPPDPDRVFDTGGAILSATGLILVVMGILAADDNVWLTAGLLLVGGLFLVAFFRWVRAKERAGTQPLLPTEVFRNRTSNLGLITQHTQWLLLMGVSFVVAAYLQVVRGYDAISTGVIFTASTLGLLVSSLGAARLAKLSTQRTLIMAGYAVTVCGIGVLLAMAHGSPKAWVFTPGLLLIGLGLGVMLTPSVNVVQSSFPEGLQGEISGLSRSVSNLGSSVGTALAGTILVADPAVGPYAAALVVLAVIGLVGLGAAAKLPRDTGSRPTRVEPAADGQRPS; encoded by the coding sequence ATGGCCGTGCCGCCCTACCCCGACGAACCAGCCGTCCCAGGGCGCGGCCCCGCGTGGCCGCGCCGGGTGCTCGCACCGCTGGCCCTGGCCCAGTTCGTCTGCAGCTTCGCCGGTTCGAACATGAGCGTGATGATTCAGGACATCAGCGAGGACCTGGACACCTCCGCACAGGGAGTGCAGATCGCGATCACCGTCTTTCTGCTGGTGATGGCGGCGCTGATGATTCCGGGCGGCATCCTGACCGACCGCTACGGCCGCAAGCGGTGTCTTGTCGTCGGCCTCGCCGTGTACGGGACCGGAGCGCTGCTCAGCGCTGCCGCGCCCGGCCTGGGCGTGCTCATCCTGGGCAACTCGATCCTGGAGGGCATCGGCACCGCCCTGCTCATCCCGCCCGTGTACATCCTCACCACCCTGCTGTTCACAGAGGCGTCCGACCGCGCCCGCGCCTTCGGGGCGATCATGGCGATGGGTGGCATCGGCGCCGCCGCAGGACCCCTCCTCGGGGGCCTCATCACCTCGGCGATCAGCTGGCGGGCGGCCTTCGTCTTCCAGGCGGGCGTGGTCGCCGCGATCATCCTGCTGAGCCGGCGTCTGCACGACCCGCTCCCACCAGACCCCGACCGCGTCTTCGACACCGGCGGCGCGATCCTGTCGGCCACCGGTCTGATCCTTGTCGTCATGGGCATTCTCGCGGCGGACGACAACGTCTGGCTGACGGCCGGTCTGCTCTTGGTCGGCGGCCTGTTCCTGGTGGCGTTCTTCCGCTGGGTGCGGGCCAAGGAACGCGCCGGGACCCAGCCCCTGCTGCCGACAGAGGTGTTCCGCAACCGTACGTCCAACCTCGGCCTGATCACCCAGCACACACAGTGGCTGCTGCTCATGGGGGTGTCGTTCGTGGTCGCCGCCTACCTTCAGGTCGTCCGCGGATACGACGCGATCAGCACCGGCGTGATCTTCACTGCGTCCACGCTGGGCCTGCTCGTCAGCTCGCTCGGCGCCGCACGGCTCGCCAAGCTCAGCACCCAGCGCACGCTCATCATGGCCGGTTACGCCGTCACGGTCTGTGGCATCGGCGTGCTCCTCGCCATGGCCCACGGCTCACCGAAGGCCTGGGTCTTCACGCCCGGACTGCTCCTCATCGGCCTCGGGCTCGGGGTGATGCTGACGCCTTCGGTCAACGTGGTGCAGTCGAGCTTCCCCGAAGGCCTCCAGGGCGAGATCTCCGGCCTGTCACGCAGTGTGTCCAACCTCGGTTCCTCCGTGGGCACCGCCCTCGCGGGCACCATCCTCGTGGCCGACCCG